The Salvelinus fontinalis isolate EN_2023a chromosome 36, ASM2944872v1, whole genome shotgun sequence genome window below encodes:
- the LOC129835485 gene encoding mucin-3B-like has protein sequence MTTFPAETTTIVTQGPSASPTIEAITTTQSPTPPSTTPFLTTETTLPFTTTPNTPSSTTSTTPPTTPSSTTSTTPPSSTTSTTPPTTPPTTSTTPTTLSPTTLTTSTTPSTTPIPTTRSTTPIPSTPSTTPIPTTPSTTPIPTTPSTTPIPTTPSDTPIPSTSPIPTTPSTTPTPSTTPIPSTPSTTPIPTTPSTTPIPSTSSTTHIPSTPSTTPIPSTPSTTLIPTTPSTTPIPSTPSTTPIPTTPSTTPTPTTPSTTPTPTTPSNTTTPSTTPTSTTPSTTPTPTNPSTAPTPTSTTASPSLTSPSLSTTGPPIFVTVDTIEVSTDVTVRLNKTFKKEYSDPLTQEYQDFTENFTNDMTLLYNRTMNNFIGIVIIGLRNGSVVVEHVVLLRIENGKNLSHEIAESEQQIKDILNTAKNCTTGQVGCIGVDIIGDVIVKNSTFDKESVCDPAKLDKDLRIYYHAAQIDGRLVCVSPCASGHNREKNCNTGTCSMSRDGPVCRCNQDYWYLDSDCYGPILKRDLFAALLTLAGLVIAAVGVMVVYVPWHRRQLHRVKDIHTKQVNQWLEEDFEWPNRPNTGGHLVGSSSTTVLTENEPNPPYGGRVGLQYDAEGDSLSSSSTRLPSPYHGTQAQVSRRRSETICYDYSSWGADRDAIQVIQTTATSSGQHFTLSDPGSQSELRISIPEIRTDSEI, from the exons ATGACAACATTTCCAGCTGAAACAACTACCATTGTTACACAAGGACCATCAGCTAGCCCAACGATAGAAGCAATAACCACAACACAGTCTCCAACTCCACCATCTACCACACCCTTTTTAACTACTGAAACTACATTACCTTTCACAACCACACCCAACACACCTTCTTCAACTACATCAACTACCCCACCTACCACACCTTCTTCAACTACATCAACTACCCCACCTTCTTCAACTACATCAACTACCCCACCTACCACACCTCCAACTACGTCAACTACACCTACCACACTTTCTCCAACTACCCTAACTACATCAACTACCCCTTCTACCACACCTATCCCAACTACCCGTTCTACTACACCTATCCCATCTACCCCTTCTACCACACCTATCCCAACTACCCCTTCTACCACACCTATCCCAACTACCCCTTCTACTACACCTATCCCAACTACCCCTTCTGACACACCTATCCCATCTACTTCACCTATCCCAACTACCCCTTCTACTACACCTACCCCTTCTACAACACCTATCCCATCTACCCCTTCTACCACACCTATCCCAACTACCCCTTCTACTACACCTATCCCATCTACCTCTTCTACCACACATATCCCATCTACCCCTTCTACCACACCTATCCCATCTACCCCTTCTACCACACTAATCCCAACTACCCCTTCTACCACACCTATCCCATCTACCCCTTCTACCACACCTATCCCAACTACACCTTCTACTACACCTACCCCAACTACCCCTTCTACTACACCTACCCCAACTACCCCTTCTAATACAACTACCCCTTCTACTACACCAACTTCAACTACCCCTTCTACTACACCTACCCCAACTAACCCTTCTACTGCACCCACTCCAACTTCTACAACTGCATCTCCTTCATTGACGTCACCTTCACTCTCAACAACTGGACCTCCGATATTTGTAACTGTGG ACACCATTGAAGTATCAACAGACGTCACTGTTAGACtcaacaaaacatttaaaaaggaaTACAGTGACCCATTAACACAGGAATACCAAGATTTTACAGAAAATTTCACTAACGAC ATGACCTTACTGTACAACCGCACTATGAACAATTTTATCGGCATAGTAATAATAGGACTCAG GAATGGCAGTGTCGTGGTGGAGCATGTGGTTCTACTGCGCATAGAGAATGGGAAGAATTTAAGTCATGAGATTGCTGAGTCAGAACAACAGATCAAGGACATTCTCAACACGGCCAAAAACTGCACCACAG GTCAAGTAGGCTGTATTGGGGTGGACATAATTGGAGATGTCATAGTAAAAAATTCCACATTCGATAAAGAAT CGGTATGCGACCCGGCCAAACTAGATAAGGACTTGAGGATATACTACCATGCAGCACAAATAGATGGGCGactggtctgtgtctctccctgtgcCTCCGGACACAACAGGGAAAAGAACTGCAACACCGGCACCTGTAGTATGTCAAGGGACGGCCCGGTCTGCAG ATGTAACCAGGACTACTGGTACCTAGACTCCGATTGCTACGGTCCTATCCTGAAGAGGGACCTCTTTGCCGCGCTACTGACCCTGGCAGGACTGGTGATAGCAGCCGTGGGGGTCATGGTGGTCTATGTGCCCTGGCATAGACGACAATTACATAG GGTGAAAGACATCCATACAAAACAAGTTAACCAGTGGCTGGAGGAAGACTTTGAATGGCCCAACAGGCCAAATACAGGTGGCCACTTGGTTGGTTCAAGTAGTACAACAGTCCTAACAG AGAATGAGCCTAACCCACCTTATGGTGGCCGAGTGGGCTTGCAGTACGACGCAGAGGGAGATTCCCTGTCATCCTCCAGTACAAGGCTTCCGTCTCCCTACCATGGAACACAGGCACAG